Proteins encoded within one genomic window of Ranitomeya variabilis isolate aRanVar5 chromosome 4, aRanVar5.hap1, whole genome shotgun sequence:
- the LOC143768303 gene encoding oocyte zinc finger protein XlCOF29-like — translation MAIPIRLYAPLTVSTISDPLSEDLLQKRIFLIYPSKMDMDRDKMAERILHLTLEILLRLTGEDYTVVKKTSSDRCQDPVSEGWGRPLSPITGPPPHPLIHEDINDQKILELTYKMIELLTGEVTLLGMLGHYTVTL, via the exons gtctctacaatatcggatcctctcagtgaagatcttctacagaagagaattttcctgatttacccatcaaagatggatatggacagagacaagatggcggagaggatattacacctcacactAGAGATCCtcctccggcttactggagag gattacacagtggtgaagaagacctctagtgatcgctgtcaggaccctgtgtctgagggatggggaagacccctgagcccaatcacggggcctccacctcaccccctgatccatgaggacatcaatgaccagaagatcctagaactcacctacaagatgattgagctgctgactggagaggtgacactgctgggaatgctgggacattatacagtaacgctatga